A portion of the Oncorhynchus gorbuscha isolate QuinsamMale2020 ecotype Even-year linkage group LG19, OgorEven_v1.0, whole genome shotgun sequence genome contains these proteins:
- the LOC124005909 gene encoding transmembrane protein 222-like: MAQEADIMINYHGGFEKLDRKNSRYPYCIVWTPIPILSWLLPFIGHMGICTSAGVIRDFAGSYLVSEDNMAFGRPTKYWKLDVDKVCGTGSAAWDKAVHDASEEYKCRPHNLCCDNCHSHVARALNLMRYDNRTSWNMVNLCLQTLIHGRHVSCVSFLKTWLPFLMLTGALVTFILTLNLH; this comes from the exons ATGGCGCAGGAGGCGGACATAATGATTAATTATCACGGCGGATTCGAAAAATTAGACCGGAAAAACAGCCGTTATCCTTATTGTATCGTTTGGACACCTATTCCAATACTGTC GTGGTTGCTCCCCTTCATTGGTCACATGGGGATCTGTACTTCTGCAGGCGTGATAAGAGACTTCGCTGGATCGTActtagtgtct GAAGATAATATGGCCTTTGGAAGACCAACAAA GTACTGGAAGCTTGATGTTGATAAGGTGTGTGGCACTGGCTCAGCTGCCTGGGACAAAGCAGTGCACGATGCATCGGAGGAGTACAAATGCAGGCCG CACAACCTCTGCTGTGATAACTGCCACTCCCACGTGGCCCGGGCCCTCAACCTCATGCGCTACGACAACAGAACGTCCTGGAACATGGTCAACCTATGCCTGCAGACCCTTATCCATGGCAGGCATGTCAG CTGTGTGTCGTTCCTCAAGACCTGGCTGCCCTTCCTCATGCTGACTGGAGCCCTTGTCACCTTCATCCTAACACTCAACCTGCACTGA
- the LOC124006130 gene encoding WD and tetratricopeptide repeats protein 1-like, producing MTCCEAMSAVNITRDILHRQIRDKRALGFQRQYHVTDPFINRLGLEAELQGHTGCVNCLEWNEQGDLLASGSDDQHCIIWDPFKHKKLTTMHTGHAANIFSVKFLPHSGDRILVTGAADTKVHVHDVSVKETIHMFSDHTNRVKRIATAPMWPNVFWSAAEDGIIRQYDLRESSKRSEVLIDLTEYCGQLVEAKCLAVNPQNNNYLAVGANGPFVRLYDMRMIHNHRKSASQSTSAGVHTFCDRQKPIPDGAGQYYVAGHLPVKLPDYNNRLRVLVATYVTFSPDGTELLVNMGGEQVYLFDLTFKQKPYTYLLPKKCQSTDVQNGKTTNGVSNGIHLPASRLRFAESKVFSGSGELPPHLERIKQQANDAFARQQWTQAIQFYSLGIHEASHNAMLYGNRAAAYMKRKWDGDHYDALRDCLKALSLNPGHLKAHFRLARCLFELKYVAEALECLDDFKGKFPEQAHSSACDALDKDIKAVLFSKMDSAEDKKGNSSIRFHTFNRKESIPEDEVVLRERSYDYKHRYCGHCNTTTDIKEANFFGSKGQYIVSGSDDGSFFIWEKETANLVRILQGDESIVNCLQPHPSYCFLATSGIDPVVRLWNPRPETESESGNGRVVEDMEGAAAANQRRMNADPLEVMLLNMGYRITGLSGRGPEGSDDEDSSDGQVQCRPS from the exons ATGACTTGCTGTGAGGCCATGTCTGCTGTGAACATCACCAGAGACATCTTGCACAGGCAGATCAGG GACAAGAGAGCATTGGGCTTCCAAAGGCAGTATCATGTCACAGACCCCTTCATCAATAGACTTGGACTGGAGGCAGAGTTGCAG GGCCACACTGGGTGTGTGAACTGCCTGGAATGGAACGAACAGGGAGA TCTGCTGGCATCGGGCTCAGATGACCAACATTGCATCATCTGGGACCCCTTCAAACACAAGAAGCTCACCACTATGCACACAGGGCATGCAGCAAACATCTTCTCTGTGAAG TTTCTCCCTCACTCAGGTGACCGTATCCTTGTGACGGGTGCAGCGGACACCAAGGTTCACGTGCATGACGTGTCTGTCAAGGAGACCATCCACATGTTCTCCGACCACACCAACCGCGTCAAGCGCATCGCTACAGCCCCCATGTGGCCTAACGTCTTCTGGAGTGCTGCGGAGGATGGCATCATCAG GCAATATGACCTGAGGGAGAGCAGTAAGCGTTCAGAAGTGCTCATCGACCTGACGGAATACTGTGGTCAGCTGGTGGAGGCCAAGTGTTTGGCTGTCAACCCGCAAAATAATAACTACCTAGCAGTGGGGGCCAACGGGCCCTTTGTACGCCTCTATGACATGCGCATGATCCACAACCACAG GAAGTCTGCGAGTCAGAGCACATCGGCAGGAGTGCACACATTCTGCGACAGGCAGAAGCCCATCCCAGACGGAGCGGGGCAGTATTATgtcgcag GGCACCTGCCAGTGAAGCTCCCTGACTACAATAACCGCCTGAGGGTCCTAGTGGCCACCTATGTCACCTTCAGCCCCGACGGCACCGAGCTGCTAGTTAACATGGGAGGGGAACAG GTGTATCTATTTGACTTGACGTTCAAACAGAAGCCGTACACCTATCTGCTTCCCAAAAAGTGTCAATCAACAG ATGTTCAGAATGGAAAGACAACCAACGGTGTGTCAAATGGAATTCACTTGCCAGCCAGCCGACTTCGATTCGCAGAAAGCAAAGTCTTCTCTGG TTCTGGTGAGCTGCCGCCTCACTTGGAGCGGATAAAGCAGCAGGCAAACGATGCATTTGCGCGGCAGCAGTGGACTCAGGCCATCCAGTTCTACAGTCTGGGCATCCACGAGGCCAGCCACAACGCCATGCTGTACGGGAACCGCGCCGCCGCCTACATGAAGCGCAAGTG ggacGGTGACCACTATGATGCGCTGAGGGATTGTCTGAAGGCCCTGTCCCTCAACCCTGGGCACCTGAAGGCCCACTTCCGGCTGGCGCGCTGCCTCTTTGAGCTGAAGTACGTGGCCGAGGCTCTGGAGTGCCTGGATGACTTCAAGGGCAAGTTCCCCGAGCAAGCCCACAGCAGCGCCTGCGATGCCCTGGATAAGGATATCAAGGCCGTCCTCTTTTCCAAGATGGACTCTG CTGAGGACAAAAAGGGCAACAGCTCAATCCGCTTCCACACGTTCAACAGGAAGGAGTCCATCCCGGAAGACGAGGTCGTCTTGAGAGAGCGCAGCTACGACTACAAACACCGCTACTGTGGTCATTGCAACACTACCACAGACATCAAGGAGGCCAACTTCTTTGGCAG TAAAGGCCAGTACATTGTGAGCGGCTCCGACGACGGCTCCTTTTTCATCTGGGAGAAGGAGACTGCTAACCTGGTGCGGATCCTCCAGGGGGACGAGTCCATAGTCAACTGCCTGCAGCCTCACCCCAGTTACTGCTTCCTGGCTACCAGCGGCATCGACCCTGTGGTGCGGCTCTGGAACCCCAGGCCAGAG ACGGAGAGTGAGAGTGGGAACGGTCGCGTGGTGGAGGACATGGAGGGCGCCGCTGCAGCCAACCAGCGGCGTATGAATGCCGACCCCCTGGAGGTCATGCTGCTCAACATGGGCTACCGCATCACGGGCCTCAGTGGCCGTGGGCCAGAGGGCTCAGACGATGAGGACAGCTCAGATGGCCAGGTGCAGTGCCGGCCCAGCTAG